A region of Toxotes jaculatrix isolate fToxJac2 chromosome 23, fToxJac2.pri, whole genome shotgun sequence DNA encodes the following proteins:
- the shroom4 gene encoding protein Shroom4 isoform X1 — METVEQLVSFHHIQVQLSGGAPWGFTLKGGLEHGEPLIITKIEDEGKAAHCKKLKVGDELININGSALYGSRQEALILIKGSYRILKLTVRRRNVPLIRPHSWHLAKLSEPPIPPPPPSPPPPPCLPSADSPPLPPPPPPSAMQLHPGPYTLPWHTTENSDLSMQWSQLSRPYSSTDRSSSLGSMESLDTPTPTTQPYPDSHNSPVDPTLFNNKRDSAYSSFSASSNTSDYATVPLRPGEACSMDNLLQSLGPSCRGCPGGDTSALGRSSGETPDDVQLILHKSRSLTRPRPRPVEVKARPSSCCYEEERRGGDFEIRNGQGGAERKMNPPQPPTRKDSFRATRSCPNATNNRCASAPLEISSVSSYFDENKSPLTVESRIHNGFSAPEETNKAGNFKEDTLDSHYIQRQTKDIRHITCDTSVNKDYNLETNSDHLSDQVTASLVPITSSHPGSLPAESSMEVQGQSQIMHSQTKHSSTGLHRHSAPEKLLATQLQLLQFNSDSSSLEPNDPSNRSDTLLSSCSSPWSHSSLQPTREDQEASHNHPHAPPNKWEGSRCSTPGSVFLEGDGDDGNSGERLEGMAVNGGSFSPIQPHHPWGRSASVPSSTQERVSSDQIMERDFEPLSAAASMDTLLEEQKAVDRGRSGGKKEENVEGEVAMKKSNSSRNHRRNRRRSDRFATNLRNEIQRKKAQLQSSRGPGGLLCSGETVQEEEGPDLHEEEAQPDVSVQERCTKVAFAPSVSSQDFKTTAPAEKSNTSSESVHDALQTQPQSTTYTQNNNVSRSVQILDPGVPSFGVGIRVVEEPAPAGKARRWRWTPEHKLQPEPEPDRRCRVLGERVLGVTGSRHGVCAFTSSNTSSYSRSSSCSRMEESDILPFADRMKFFEETSKGMSGSNVSSLLSRRQKKSPSHPEHQGGELGLHPHQRRYSYQGGLQQESSLLSNTMEARRQSVSTSRERQKEKEREQVREREERAREQEREERLRERERQQEKERQERELEMERARQREIQLEREREERARQWERERERELDLEREKEERAREKELEREREKQREEDAQLNSHQEFYGNSSIRENHQDFQDFQHKDSFHNFQPKPQVFSHSQTQNQVPRSAFYPVNTTSQHLEHQQPLHQGYSARSYTPTETYPARQQETTKLNRKFSLTERDYPSWRRDPRPPGSISQHQQHLHQSRWGPRQIDSSSSDRNGYAFTPPPAPLALRGRAMSENDLRFDGSHRWSPSISVATSQTLSEVEEAAGGVRGGEAANTARQNRKKMPPPPRPPPPKWEQFHRRRASHHTLFSSSSSSTAPHSIPPSFNTAEGRHSTHSSSYIPPPETSRQRSYSLPPERQEVMESCPRCSCNQAQTQEHPFPHVPSNQSQAPFQEQSFTVAPPSPMFSRRAFRPVAPPQREREGNLRSSYGGQQERVEGVSSLPPLPPPPADISMSSVSEIHVSHSPDQDRITAKPHKQQHSVRPGAEWERSPSPRVHRETALPPDVENGGVVPPESYFAIDYEQQQQLRVNRGFQTEEQHKTPEPGTESETTLSPSPAHSLEADLDVPMETDIDDFQEEELPAQAEPITSELPCFALPVTVLETDIDTLPDSEASPLARTRAESSSMEEELETGESRRERLSLEELFPHGGEGESGMESWRGAYQTTEHNTDSLDRRSGASSSCSSYYSTSAAKAQLLSQMKDFTDNRERDEDDELTYKKQLMESLRKKLGVLREAQRGLQDDIRANAQLGEEVESMVVSVCKPNEVDKFRMFIGDLDKVVSLLLSLSGRLLRVETTLDTLDPETEHQERLPLLEKKRQLMRQLSEAQDLKDHVDRREQAVSRVLARCLSPEQHRDYSHFVKMKAALLVEQRQLEDKIRLGEEQLRGLRESLGLGLGMGMGMSMGYGHY, encoded by the exons ACGCAACGTTCCTCTCATCAGGCCTCACTCCTGGCACCTGGCAAAGCTATCGGAGCCAcccatccctccccctcctccgtctcctcctccgCCACCCTGCCTCCCCTCTGCCgactcccctcctctcccccctcctccacctccgtCTGCCATGCAGCTCCACCCCGGCCCTTACACATTACCGTGGCACACAACTGAGAACAG TGACTTGTCCATGCAGTGGAGTCAGCTGTCCAGACCTTACTCCTCTACTGACCGAAGCAGTTCCCTGGGCTCCATGGAGAGCTTGGACACGCCGACACCCACCACACAGCCGTACCCCGACTCCCATAATTCACCTGTGGACCCTACTCTCTTCAACAACAAGAGAGACTCTGCCTACAGCTCCTTCTCTGCCAGTTCAAACACATCCGACTACGCGACTGTGCCACTCAGGCCCGGTGAAGCCTGCTCCATGGATAATCTCCTCCAGAGCCTGGGGCCAAGTTGTCGAGGCTGCCCTGGTGGTGATACCTCAGCCCTGGGGCGTTCATCTGGCGAGACCCCGGATGACGTGCAGCTGATATTACACAAATCCAGGTCACTGACCAGGCCGAGGCCGAGGCCTGTTGAGGTAAAAGCGAGGCCTTCGTCCTGCTGTTATGAGGAGGAGCGGAGGGGAGGAGACTTTGAGATAAGAAATGGacaaggaggagcagagagaaagatgaatcctcctcagcctccaACCAGGAAGGACAGCTTTAGGGCAACCCGGAGTTGCCCTAATGCCACCAACAACCGTTGTGCTTCTGCTCCTCTTGAAATTTCCAGCGTTTCCTCTTACTTTGATGAAAACAAGTCCCCTCTGACTGTTGAATCAAGAATTCACAATGGCTTCTCTGCACCAGAAGAAACTAACAAAGCTGGGAATTTCAAAGAGGATACCCTAGACTCGCACTATATCCAAAGACAGACTAAAGACATTAGACATATCACATGTGACACTAGTGTTAATAAAGACTACAACTTAGAGACCAACTCAGATCACCTTTCTGACCAAGTGACAGCCTCCCTAGTCCCCATCACCTCCTCTCATCCTGGCTCCTTACCTGCAGAATCCTCCATGGAGGTTCAAGGGCAGTCTCAAATCATGCACTCCCAGACCAAGCACTCCTCTACAGGGCTGCACCGGCACAGCGCTCCTGAGAAGCTCCTCGCTACACAACTTCAGTTATTGCAGTTTAACAGCGACAGCTCTTCATTGGAGCCTAACGATCCATCAAACCGCTCTGATACCCTCTTGTCCTCTTGTAGCAGCCCATGGTCCCATTCATCGCTCCAGCCCACAAGGGAAGACCAAGAAGCTTCTCATAACCACCCTCACGCGCCACCAAACAAATGGGAAGGCAGCCGTTGTTCGACACCGGGATCTGTGTTCTTGGAAGGGGATGGTGATGATGGCAATTCAGGTGAGAGGCTGGAAGGGATGGCTGTAAATGGTGGATCCTTCTCCCCAATTCAGCCTCATCACCCTTGGGGTCGCTCTGCTAGCGTGCCATCATCAACCCAGGAAAGGGTGAGCTCTGACCAGATAATGGAGAGAGATTTTGAGCCTCTTAGTGCTGCTGCCAGTATGGATACTTTACTGGAGGAGCAGAAGGCagtggacagaggaagaagtggagggaaaaaagaggagaatgtAGAAGGAGAAGTTGCTATGAAGAAGTCAAACTCCTCAAGGAACCATCGACGGAATCGTCGCCGCAGCGACCGATTTGCTACCAATCTCCGCAATGAGATCCAGAGGAAAAAGGCCCAGCTTCAGAGTAGCCGTGGCCCAGGAGGGTTGCTATGTAGTGGTGAGACtgtccaggaggaggagggtccAGACCTCCATGAAGAGGAGGCACAGCCAGATGTGTCTGTCCAGGAAAGGTGTACCAAAGTTGCATTTGCCCCATCTGTAAGCTCCCAAGATTTCAAGACAACAGCACCAGCTGAGAAATCAAACACTTCAAGTGAATCAGTCCATGATGCCTTGCAAACTCAGCCTCAGTCAACAACGTACACTCAAAACAACAACGTGTCCAGGTCTGTCCAGATTCTGGACCCAGGTGTGCCCAGTTTTGGTGTCGGCATCCGAGTTGTAGAAGAACCAGCTCCCGCTGGCAAAGCCCGCCGCTGGCGTTGGACCCCTGAGCATAAACTtcaaccagaaccagaaccagaccGAAGGTGTAGAGTCTTGGGTGAGAGAGTATTAGGGGTAACAGGATCACGGCATGGGGTTTGTGCCTTCACCTCCTCCAACACCTCCTCCTACAGTCGCTCCTCATCGTGTTCTCGGATGGAGGAGTCTGATATCCTTCCATTTGCGGATAGAATGAAGTTTTTCGAGGAGACGAGCAAGGGCATGTCTGGGTCAAATGTTTCGAGTTTGTTGAGTCGTAGGCAGAAGAAATCCCCCAGCCATCCTGAGCACCAAGGAGGAGAGCTCGGTCTGCACCCACACCAAAGAAGATACTCCTACCAGGGGGGACTTCAGCAGGAAAGTTCCCTGCTTTCAAACACTATGGAAGCTCGAAGGCAGTCTGTGAGTACCAGcagggagaggcagaaagagaaggagagggaacaagtgagggagagggaggagagggcaaGGGAACAGGAACGGGAAGAGAGGttaagagaaagggagaggcagcaggagaaggaaagaCAAGAGAGGGAATTAGAAATGGAGAGGgcaagacagagggagattCAGCTGGAGAGGGAACGAGAGGAGAGGGCGAGACAGTGggaaagggaaagggagagggagcttgacttagagagagaaaaagaggagagggcaagagagaaagaacttgagagagaaagagagaagcaaaggGAAGAAGATGCTCAGCTCAACTCACATCAGGAGTTTTATGGCAATTCAAGCATCAGAGAAAATCATCAAGACTTCCAGGACTTCCAACACAAGGACAGCTTCCACAACTTCCAGCCCAAGCCTCAGGTGTTCTCCCATAGCCAGACCCAAAATCAAGTCCCACGATCAGCTTTTTATCCAGTCAACACCACCTCCCAGCACCTGGAGCACCAGCAACCTCTGCACCAGGGATACTCAGCCAGGAGCTACACACCTACAGAG ACTTATCCCGCCCGGCAACAGGAAACAACCAAGCTCAACAGGAAATTCAGCCTGACTGAGAG GGACTACCCAAGCTGGAGACGGGATCCCAGACCTCCAGGGAGCATCAGTCAGCATCAACAGCACCTCCACCAGAGTCGATGGGGCCCCAGACAaattgacagcagcagcagtgaccgCAACGGATATGCATTCACCCCCCCACCTGCTCCTCTTGCGCTACGGGGACGAGCCATGTCCGAAAATGACCTCCGCTTCGACGGCAGCCACCGCTGGTCACCGTCGATTTCTGTGGCGACCAGTCAAACCCTGAGCGAGGTGGAGGAAGCAGCGGGCGGCGTCAGGGGAGGAGAAGCAGCAAACACTGCCAggcaaaacaggaagaagatgcCGCCTCCCCCAAGACCACCGCCCCCGAAGTGGGAGCAGTTCCACCGTAGGCGTGCATCTCACCACAccctgttctcctcctcttcttcatctacTGCTCCtcactccatccctccctccttcaacACCGCAGAGGGACGCCATTCAACTCACTCCTCCTCATACATCCCTCCTCCTGAAACGTCCAGACAGAGGTCCTACAGTCTTCCTCCAGAGAGACAGGAGGTGATGGAGAGCTGCCCTCGCTGCAGCTGCAACCAAGCTCAAACCCAGGAACACCCCTTTCCCCacgtcccgtccaatcagagtcagGCTCCGTTTCAGGAACAATCCTTTACTGTTGCTCCACCCAGTCCCATGTTCTCCAGACGGGCTTTCAGACCAGTGGCCCCgcctcagagagagagggaagggaacCTGAGGAGCTCGTATGGAGGACAGCAGGAGAGGGTGGAGGGCGTATCATCTCTACCTCCACTGCCACCGCCACCAGCAGACATTAGTATGAGCAG cgtGTCTGAGATTCACGTCAGCCACAGCCCAGACCAGGACAGAATAACAGCGAAAcctcacaaacagcagcacagtgtgagaCCTGGAGCCGAGTGGGAGAGATCCCCATCACCCAGAGTTCATAGGGAAACGGCACTTCCTCCAGATGTAGAAAATGGAGGTGTTGTACCTCCTGAATCCTACTTTGCCATAGACTacgagcagcagcaacagcttcGCGTGAACAGAGGCTTTCAAACCGAGGAGCAGCACAAGACCCCAGAACCAGGAACTGAATCTGAGACTACCCTCAGTCCAAGTCCTGCACACAGCCTGGAGGCCGACCTGGACGTCCCGATGGAAACCGACATCGATGATTTCCAGGAGGAAGAGCTCCCAGCACAGGCTGAGCCAATCACCAGCGAGCTCCCATGTTTTGCGCTGCCAGTTACGGTCCTGGAAACGGACATCGACACCTTACCAGATTCTGAGGCCTCGCCGCTGGCCAGGACGAGGGCGGAGAGCAGCTCtatggaggaggagctggagactggggagagcaggagagagaggctgagccTGGAGGAGCTGTTCCCCCACGGCGGTGAAGGGGAGTCGGGCAtggagagctggagaggagcCTACCAAACCACGGAGCACAACACTGACAGCTTGGATAG GCGGTCCGGTGCGAGCTCCAGCTGTTCGTCCTATTACAGCACGTCAGCAGCCAAGGCTCAGCTCCTGTCACAGATGAAGGACTTCACTGATAACAGAGAGAGGGACGAGGATGATGAGTTGACTTACAAG AAACAGCTGATGGAGAGCCTCCGCAAGAAGCTGGGGGTGCTGAGAGAGGCTCAGAGGGGACTGCAGGACGACATCAGAGCCAACGCACAGctgggagaggag GTGGAGAGCATGGTGGTGTCGGTGTGTAAGCCCAACGAGGTGGACAAGTTCCGCATGTTCATCGGCGATCTGGACAAGGTGGTCAGCCTGCTGCTGTCGCTGTCTGGGAGGCTGCTGAGAGTGGAGACCACACTGGACACACTGGACCCAGAGACGGAGCACCAAGAGAGG ctccctctgctggagaAGAAGCGTCAGCTCATGAGGCAGCTGTCCGAGGCCCAGGACCTGAAGGACCACGTTGACCGCAGAGAGCAGGCTGTCAGCCGGGTGCTGGCCCGCTGCCTGTCCCCTGAACAGCACAGAGACTACAG TCACTTTGTGAAGATGAAGGCCGCTCTGCTGGTGGAGCAGAGGCAGCTGGAGGACAAGATCCGGCTgggagaggagcagctgagGGGGCTGAGGGAGAGTCTGGGGCTGGGACTGGGAATGGGTATGGGAATGTCAATGGGATATGGacattactga
- the shroom4 gene encoding protein Shroom4 isoform X2, with amino-acid sequence MQLHPGPYTLPWHTTENSDLSMQWSQLSRPYSSTDRSSSLGSMESLDTPTPTTQPYPDSHNSPVDPTLFNNKRDSAYSSFSASSNTSDYATVPLRPGEACSMDNLLQSLGPSCRGCPGGDTSALGRSSGETPDDVQLILHKSRSLTRPRPRPVEVKARPSSCCYEEERRGGDFEIRNGQGGAERKMNPPQPPTRKDSFRATRSCPNATNNRCASAPLEISSVSSYFDENKSPLTVESRIHNGFSAPEETNKAGNFKEDTLDSHYIQRQTKDIRHITCDTSVNKDYNLETNSDHLSDQVTASLVPITSSHPGSLPAESSMEVQGQSQIMHSQTKHSSTGLHRHSAPEKLLATQLQLLQFNSDSSSLEPNDPSNRSDTLLSSCSSPWSHSSLQPTREDQEASHNHPHAPPNKWEGSRCSTPGSVFLEGDGDDGNSGERLEGMAVNGGSFSPIQPHHPWGRSASVPSSTQERVSSDQIMERDFEPLSAAASMDTLLEEQKAVDRGRSGGKKEENVEGEVAMKKSNSSRNHRRNRRRSDRFATNLRNEIQRKKAQLQSSRGPGGLLCSGETVQEEEGPDLHEEEAQPDVSVQERCTKVAFAPSVSSQDFKTTAPAEKSNTSSESVHDALQTQPQSTTYTQNNNVSRSVQILDPGVPSFGVGIRVVEEPAPAGKARRWRWTPEHKLQPEPEPDRRCRVLGERVLGVTGSRHGVCAFTSSNTSSYSRSSSCSRMEESDILPFADRMKFFEETSKGMSGSNVSSLLSRRQKKSPSHPEHQGGELGLHPHQRRYSYQGGLQQESSLLSNTMEARRQSVSTSRERQKEKEREQVREREERAREQEREERLRERERQQEKERQERELEMERARQREIQLEREREERARQWERERERELDLEREKEERAREKELEREREKQREEDAQLNSHQEFYGNSSIRENHQDFQDFQHKDSFHNFQPKPQVFSHSQTQNQVPRSAFYPVNTTSQHLEHQQPLHQGYSARSYTPTETYPARQQETTKLNRKFSLTERDYPSWRRDPRPPGSISQHQQHLHQSRWGPRQIDSSSSDRNGYAFTPPPAPLALRGRAMSENDLRFDGSHRWSPSISVATSQTLSEVEEAAGGVRGGEAANTARQNRKKMPPPPRPPPPKWEQFHRRRASHHTLFSSSSSSTAPHSIPPSFNTAEGRHSTHSSSYIPPPETSRQRSYSLPPERQEVMESCPRCSCNQAQTQEHPFPHVPSNQSQAPFQEQSFTVAPPSPMFSRRAFRPVAPPQREREGNLRSSYGGQQERVEGVSSLPPLPPPPADISMSSVSEIHVSHSPDQDRITAKPHKQQHSVRPGAEWERSPSPRVHRETALPPDVENGGVVPPESYFAIDYEQQQQLRVNRGFQTEEQHKTPEPGTESETTLSPSPAHSLEADLDVPMETDIDDFQEEELPAQAEPITSELPCFALPVTVLETDIDTLPDSEASPLARTRAESSSMEEELETGESRRERLSLEELFPHGGEGESGMESWRGAYQTTEHNTDSLDRRSGASSSCSSYYSTSAAKAQLLSQMKDFTDNRERDEDDELTYKKQLMESLRKKLGVLREAQRGLQDDIRANAQLGEEVESMVVSVCKPNEVDKFRMFIGDLDKVVSLLLSLSGRLLRVETTLDTLDPETEHQERLPLLEKKRQLMRQLSEAQDLKDHVDRREQAVSRVLARCLSPEQHRDYSHFVKMKAALLVEQRQLEDKIRLGEEQLRGLRESLGLGLGMGMGMSMGYGHY; translated from the exons ATGCAGCTCCACCCCGGCCCTTACACATTACCGTGGCACACAACTGAGAACAG TGACTTGTCCATGCAGTGGAGTCAGCTGTCCAGACCTTACTCCTCTACTGACCGAAGCAGTTCCCTGGGCTCCATGGAGAGCTTGGACACGCCGACACCCACCACACAGCCGTACCCCGACTCCCATAATTCACCTGTGGACCCTACTCTCTTCAACAACAAGAGAGACTCTGCCTACAGCTCCTTCTCTGCCAGTTCAAACACATCCGACTACGCGACTGTGCCACTCAGGCCCGGTGAAGCCTGCTCCATGGATAATCTCCTCCAGAGCCTGGGGCCAAGTTGTCGAGGCTGCCCTGGTGGTGATACCTCAGCCCTGGGGCGTTCATCTGGCGAGACCCCGGATGACGTGCAGCTGATATTACACAAATCCAGGTCACTGACCAGGCCGAGGCCGAGGCCTGTTGAGGTAAAAGCGAGGCCTTCGTCCTGCTGTTATGAGGAGGAGCGGAGGGGAGGAGACTTTGAGATAAGAAATGGacaaggaggagcagagagaaagatgaatcctcctcagcctccaACCAGGAAGGACAGCTTTAGGGCAACCCGGAGTTGCCCTAATGCCACCAACAACCGTTGTGCTTCTGCTCCTCTTGAAATTTCCAGCGTTTCCTCTTACTTTGATGAAAACAAGTCCCCTCTGACTGTTGAATCAAGAATTCACAATGGCTTCTCTGCACCAGAAGAAACTAACAAAGCTGGGAATTTCAAAGAGGATACCCTAGACTCGCACTATATCCAAAGACAGACTAAAGACATTAGACATATCACATGTGACACTAGTGTTAATAAAGACTACAACTTAGAGACCAACTCAGATCACCTTTCTGACCAAGTGACAGCCTCCCTAGTCCCCATCACCTCCTCTCATCCTGGCTCCTTACCTGCAGAATCCTCCATGGAGGTTCAAGGGCAGTCTCAAATCATGCACTCCCAGACCAAGCACTCCTCTACAGGGCTGCACCGGCACAGCGCTCCTGAGAAGCTCCTCGCTACACAACTTCAGTTATTGCAGTTTAACAGCGACAGCTCTTCATTGGAGCCTAACGATCCATCAAACCGCTCTGATACCCTCTTGTCCTCTTGTAGCAGCCCATGGTCCCATTCATCGCTCCAGCCCACAAGGGAAGACCAAGAAGCTTCTCATAACCACCCTCACGCGCCACCAAACAAATGGGAAGGCAGCCGTTGTTCGACACCGGGATCTGTGTTCTTGGAAGGGGATGGTGATGATGGCAATTCAGGTGAGAGGCTGGAAGGGATGGCTGTAAATGGTGGATCCTTCTCCCCAATTCAGCCTCATCACCCTTGGGGTCGCTCTGCTAGCGTGCCATCATCAACCCAGGAAAGGGTGAGCTCTGACCAGATAATGGAGAGAGATTTTGAGCCTCTTAGTGCTGCTGCCAGTATGGATACTTTACTGGAGGAGCAGAAGGCagtggacagaggaagaagtggagggaaaaaagaggagaatgtAGAAGGAGAAGTTGCTATGAAGAAGTCAAACTCCTCAAGGAACCATCGACGGAATCGTCGCCGCAGCGACCGATTTGCTACCAATCTCCGCAATGAGATCCAGAGGAAAAAGGCCCAGCTTCAGAGTAGCCGTGGCCCAGGAGGGTTGCTATGTAGTGGTGAGACtgtccaggaggaggagggtccAGACCTCCATGAAGAGGAGGCACAGCCAGATGTGTCTGTCCAGGAAAGGTGTACCAAAGTTGCATTTGCCCCATCTGTAAGCTCCCAAGATTTCAAGACAACAGCACCAGCTGAGAAATCAAACACTTCAAGTGAATCAGTCCATGATGCCTTGCAAACTCAGCCTCAGTCAACAACGTACACTCAAAACAACAACGTGTCCAGGTCTGTCCAGATTCTGGACCCAGGTGTGCCCAGTTTTGGTGTCGGCATCCGAGTTGTAGAAGAACCAGCTCCCGCTGGCAAAGCCCGCCGCTGGCGTTGGACCCCTGAGCATAAACTtcaaccagaaccagaaccagaccGAAGGTGTAGAGTCTTGGGTGAGAGAGTATTAGGGGTAACAGGATCACGGCATGGGGTTTGTGCCTTCACCTCCTCCAACACCTCCTCCTACAGTCGCTCCTCATCGTGTTCTCGGATGGAGGAGTCTGATATCCTTCCATTTGCGGATAGAATGAAGTTTTTCGAGGAGACGAGCAAGGGCATGTCTGGGTCAAATGTTTCGAGTTTGTTGAGTCGTAGGCAGAAGAAATCCCCCAGCCATCCTGAGCACCAAGGAGGAGAGCTCGGTCTGCACCCACACCAAAGAAGATACTCCTACCAGGGGGGACTTCAGCAGGAAAGTTCCCTGCTTTCAAACACTATGGAAGCTCGAAGGCAGTCTGTGAGTACCAGcagggagaggcagaaagagaaggagagggaacaagtgagggagagggaggagagggcaaGGGAACAGGAACGGGAAGAGAGGttaagagaaagggagaggcagcaggagaaggaaagaCAAGAGAGGGAATTAGAAATGGAGAGGgcaagacagagggagattCAGCTGGAGAGGGAACGAGAGGAGAGGGCGAGACAGTGggaaagggaaagggagagggagcttgacttagagagagaaaaagaggagagggcaagagagaaagaacttgagagagaaagagagaagcaaaggGAAGAAGATGCTCAGCTCAACTCACATCAGGAGTTTTATGGCAATTCAAGCATCAGAGAAAATCATCAAGACTTCCAGGACTTCCAACACAAGGACAGCTTCCACAACTTCCAGCCCAAGCCTCAGGTGTTCTCCCATAGCCAGACCCAAAATCAAGTCCCACGATCAGCTTTTTATCCAGTCAACACCACCTCCCAGCACCTGGAGCACCAGCAACCTCTGCACCAGGGATACTCAGCCAGGAGCTACACACCTACAGAG ACTTATCCCGCCCGGCAACAGGAAACAACCAAGCTCAACAGGAAATTCAGCCTGACTGAGAG GGACTACCCAAGCTGGAGACGGGATCCCAGACCTCCAGGGAGCATCAGTCAGCATCAACAGCACCTCCACCAGAGTCGATGGGGCCCCAGACAaattgacagcagcagcagtgaccgCAACGGATATGCATTCACCCCCCCACCTGCTCCTCTTGCGCTACGGGGACGAGCCATGTCCGAAAATGACCTCCGCTTCGACGGCAGCCACCGCTGGTCACCGTCGATTTCTGTGGCGACCAGTCAAACCCTGAGCGAGGTGGAGGAAGCAGCGGGCGGCGTCAGGGGAGGAGAAGCAGCAAACACTGCCAggcaaaacaggaagaagatgcCGCCTCCCCCAAGACCACCGCCCCCGAAGTGGGAGCAGTTCCACCGTAGGCGTGCATCTCACCACAccctgttctcctcctcttcttcatctacTGCTCCtcactccatccctccctccttcaacACCGCAGAGGGACGCCATTCAACTCACTCCTCCTCATACATCCCTCCTCCTGAAACGTCCAGACAGAGGTCCTACAGTCTTCCTCCAGAGAGACAGGAGGTGATGGAGAGCTGCCCTCGCTGCAGCTGCAACCAAGCTCAAACCCAGGAACACCCCTTTCCCCacgtcccgtccaatcagagtcagGCTCCGTTTCAGGAACAATCCTTTACTGTTGCTCCACCCAGTCCCATGTTCTCCAGACGGGCTTTCAGACCAGTGGCCCCgcctcagagagagagggaagggaacCTGAGGAGCTCGTATGGAGGACAGCAGGAGAGGGTGGAGGGCGTATCATCTCTACCTCCACTGCCACCGCCACCAGCAGACATTAGTATGAGCAG cgtGTCTGAGATTCACGTCAGCCACAGCCCAGACCAGGACAGAATAACAGCGAAAcctcacaaacagcagcacagtgtgagaCCTGGAGCCGAGTGGGAGAGATCCCCATCACCCAGAGTTCATAGGGAAACGGCACTTCCTCCAGATGTAGAAAATGGAGGTGTTGTACCTCCTGAATCCTACTTTGCCATAGACTacgagcagcagcaacagcttcGCGTGAACAGAGGCTTTCAAACCGAGGAGCAGCACAAGACCCCAGAACCAGGAACTGAATCTGAGACTACCCTCAGTCCAAGTCCTGCACACAGCCTGGAGGCCGACCTGGACGTCCCGATGGAAACCGACATCGATGATTTCCAGGAGGAAGAGCTCCCAGCACAGGCTGAGCCAATCACCAGCGAGCTCCCATGTTTTGCGCTGCCAGTTACGGTCCTGGAAACGGACATCGACACCTTACCAGATTCTGAGGCCTCGCCGCTGGCCAGGACGAGGGCGGAGAGCAGCTCtatggaggaggagctggagactggggagagcaggagagagaggctgagccTGGAGGAGCTGTTCCCCCACGGCGGTGAAGGGGAGTCGGGCAtggagagctggagaggagcCTACCAAACCACGGAGCACAACACTGACAGCTTGGATAG GCGGTCCGGTGCGAGCTCCAGCTGTTCGTCCTATTACAGCACGTCAGCAGCCAAGGCTCAGCTCCTGTCACAGATGAAGGACTTCACTGATAACAGAGAGAGGGACGAGGATGATGAGTTGACTTACAAG AAACAGCTGATGGAGAGCCTCCGCAAGAAGCTGGGGGTGCTGAGAGAGGCTCAGAGGGGACTGCAGGACGACATCAGAGCCAACGCACAGctgggagaggag GTGGAGAGCATGGTGGTGTCGGTGTGTAAGCCCAACGAGGTGGACAAGTTCCGCATGTTCATCGGCGATCTGGACAAGGTGGTCAGCCTGCTGCTGTCGCTGTCTGGGAGGCTGCTGAGAGTGGAGACCACACTGGACACACTGGACCCAGAGACGGAGCACCAAGAGAGG ctccctctgctggagaAGAAGCGTCAGCTCATGAGGCAGCTGTCCGAGGCCCAGGACCTGAAGGACCACGTTGACCGCAGAGAGCAGGCTGTCAGCCGGGTGCTGGCCCGCTGCCTGTCCCCTGAACAGCACAGAGACTACAG TCACTTTGTGAAGATGAAGGCCGCTCTGCTGGTGGAGCAGAGGCAGCTGGAGGACAAGATCCGGCTgggagaggagcagctgagGGGGCTGAGGGAGAGTCTGGGGCTGGGACTGGGAATGGGTATGGGAATGTCAATGGGATATGGacattactga